The genomic region TTTCGATGCAGGCCATAGGACTTGCCAGGGCTGTGAATCGGCAATGGTACTTAGGTGGGTAGCCAAGGCAGCAGGCCCTAACACAATTGTCATTGGGGCTACGGGCTGTATGTACGTTGCTAACACGACCTATTACACAACCGCCTGGGCATTACCCTGGATACACACCCAATTATCCGGCACTGGGTCTGCCGTAGTTGGTACAGCAGCAGCACTTAAGGCGCTCATAGAGAAGGGCAAACTACCCAATGAGAAGATTAACGTGATAGGCATATGCGGCGACCTGGGCTGCGCAGATGCCGGACTTTCCGAGGTTTCAAATGCATTAACACACACTAAGTACAATTTCTTAATACTCATGTACGACAATGAATCCAGCGCAAACACAGATATTCAAGAAACAACAATGACACCATACGGAGCCCTAACAACCTTCAGCCCAAGCGGTAAGCAAGTAAGAATAATGAAGTATAGGTGGAAGAAGAACATGGCCGCAATGATGGCTGTGGGACACCCGGAGGTTAGGTACGTGGCCACGGCAACAGCCGCAGACCCAATAGACCTATACAACAAGGTAAAGAAGGCTTTAGAGATTGGTGGACCCACTTTCATACACACACTAGACCCATGCCCGAAGGGCTGGGGTTACGACCCCAAGTACAGCCATGAAATAGGTAGGCTAGCGGTGGAGACTGGTATATGGCCACTCTTCGAGATAGAGGATGGCAAGTTCAGGTTAACAAGCACTAGCGCTAGGATAGCAAGTGGCGAAATTAAGAGGAAGCCCGTTAAGGAGTACCTGAGAAGACAGACAAGGTTTAAGCACCTGACCGATGAGGATATTGAGTATATACAGAAGAAGGTTGATGAGATGTGGGAGAAGTGGTTAATACCAGGGCTAATACCACTAACAAGGGAATTACCATATCCAGAAGTCACTAAGGCATCCACTAAATAAATGATAATGTATGTTCGATTTAAAATCAAAGTAATTTTTATCAATACAATTATTTGATCAATGAATTTAAAATATAAATGCTAAAATAATCATTTCTTTTGAAAAAATATGAAACATTTTTTATTTTTAAAATCGTTTCTCATGATATATAAACATCAAAAATTATGAATATTTACTTTACAAGGATTATTATTGAATATATTCTTAGACATATTTATAACTATTGAAATAATAATCTTAATGATATGACAGGAGGTTCCCAATTAACTGATAAACAAATACTTGGTTTTAGTAGGTGGTTTGCCTTTATTGGGGCCTTCCTGGCTATGTTCATGATAAGTCCGTATGAGTACGCCTTCAGCGCCTTCTCACACGATGTTACCCAATTCTTCCACATTGGTGCTGTTTTCCTAGGCACGGTATTTACCGTTAACGTCTTTCTAGAGTCAGTATTTGGTTGGCCCGCGGGCTTTGTTAGGGATAGGTATGGTCCCTGGTTCCTCCAGTTAATAGCGGCGTTTCTCGTTGGTATTGGCTATTTCGCAGCCATATTTGGCTCACCAGCACTCCTCCTATGGGTCTATGCGATTATTGGTGGTATTGGGGCTGGCATTGTTTATAATAACAGCGTCACAGTAGCCAATAAGTGGTTCCCCGACTATAGGGCTACCGTGGCCGGCACAATATCAGCTGGGTTCAGTTGGGGTTCAATACCGATAATACTATTAATTGGTGTATTGCCAAAAATGCACCCGATCGCCGTGTTTAAATCCATAATGCTTGGTCTTGCCGTTGTTTCATTCGTGATAATACTCATCTCAGCATTCCTAATGAGGAAGGACCCACCGAAGGGCTGGAGACCACCCACGTATAATCCACAAGCCTCAAGGTCAAAGCTAATACGCGCAACTGATTACCAATTCACGTTCTCAGAAACCGTAAGGACCTGGCAATTCTGGATATTAGTCATAACATTCCTCCTAGTAGCATCTGAGGGGTTGACCATAGTCTCTAAGGCCGTTCAATACGGTCTCTACTTCCACTTCGCCCTAGTTGTTGCCGTGGCAGCAGCGCTTGGCTCTTCAATAATGGCTGGGCTAGGTAAATTCATAACTGGTGTCGTGTCTGATGCAATTGGCGTTATTAAGACGCTAATCCTATTTTATACCCTGTCCGGCGTATTCACGCTGCTAAGTATTCTATTTGGTATTGTTCATAATGAAATTGGATTCGTAGTCTCCGTAGCTCTGGCAATACTGACCTGGGCATCAATATACACCGTTAACCCGGCAGCTGTTGGTTACTTCTACGGTGAGGTCGCGTCAGGTAATAACTACGGCTTACTCTACGCAATTGCTAAGGGCAGTGGTGCAATTTACGGCGGCGTACTCACGGCAATAATGATCGGAGCACTGGGCTGGATAAATACCATGATAGTGTCCGGACTCTTCGGTATAATAGCCGCATTATTAGCCATACCATTGCTCTGGAAAATACCAAAGCCACCAAAGAAGGTATAATAATTATGGCACATTAAAAAATTTATTAAAAATGAATCATAAGTGATTATTTATTTCTTTATTTACATGAATAAAAATATAAATCTTTATTATTAATTAATAACTATAGATAAAATATCATTTAAGCAATATTTATTAAATATTTATCTATA from Vulcanisaeta distributa DSM 14429 harbors:
- a CDS encoding thiamine pyrophosphate-dependent enzyme, giving the protein MAQTEYFDAGHRTCQGCESAMVLRWVAKAAGPNTIVIGATGCMYVANTTYYTTAWALPWIHTQLSGTGSAVVGTAAALKALIEKGKLPNEKINVIGICGDLGCADAGLSEVSNALTHTKYNFLILMYDNESSANTDIQETTMTPYGALTTFSPSGKQVRIMKYRWKKNMAAMMAVGHPEVRYVATATAADPIDLYNKVKKALEIGGPTFIHTLDPCPKGWGYDPKYSHEIGRLAVETGIWPLFEIEDGKFRLTSTSARIASGEIKRKPVKEYLRRQTRFKHLTDEDIEYIQKKVDEMWEKWLIPGLIPLTRELPYPEVTKASTK
- a CDS encoding MFS transporter, coding for MTGGSQLTDKQILGFSRWFAFIGAFLAMFMISPYEYAFSAFSHDVTQFFHIGAVFLGTVFTVNVFLESVFGWPAGFVRDRYGPWFLQLIAAFLVGIGYFAAIFGSPALLLWVYAIIGGIGAGIVYNNSVTVANKWFPDYRATVAGTISAGFSWGSIPIILLIGVLPKMHPIAVFKSIMLGLAVVSFVIILISAFLMRKDPPKGWRPPTYNPQASRSKLIRATDYQFTFSETVRTWQFWILVITFLLVASEGLTIVSKAVQYGLYFHFALVVAVAAALGSSIMAGLGKFITGVVSDAIGVIKTLILFYTLSGVFTLLSILFGIVHNEIGFVVSVALAILTWASIYTVNPAAVGYFYGEVASGNNYGLLYAIAKGSGAIYGGVLTAIMIGALGWINTMIVSGLFGIIAALLAIPLLWKIPKPPKKV